One Limimonas halophila genomic window carries:
- a CDS encoding sulfite exporter TauE/SafE family protein, translated as MIETLPPLTELLVMLGALLVAGAGAGFIAGLLGIGGGIIIVPALYQVFSVLEVPADVRMHVAVGTSLATIVATGFRSARAHHRRGAVDLELLKQWLIPIIAGAVAGSVISDLVTGATLTAVFAVVALGIALQMTVVRPEARLVDRLPGQPVRSLMATVIGMIATMMGIGGGMLTVPTLRLCNYPTRNAVATASAVGFLIAVPATLGFIVAGWQTPGVPPLSLGYVNLLGFAIIAPVTVTIAPLGARVAHTIPQTALRVLFGIFLLVASGRLLYGSFVA; from the coding sequence ATGATCGAAACCCTTCCCCCGCTAACCGAGCTGCTCGTCATGCTCGGGGCGCTGCTCGTGGCCGGTGCCGGCGCGGGCTTCATCGCCGGGCTGCTCGGCATCGGCGGCGGCATCATCATTGTGCCGGCGCTGTACCAGGTCTTCAGCGTGCTGGAGGTGCCGGCCGACGTCCGCATGCACGTGGCCGTGGGCACCTCGCTGGCCACGATCGTGGCGACCGGCTTTCGCTCGGCGCGGGCCCACCATCGTCGGGGCGCCGTGGATCTGGAACTGCTCAAGCAGTGGCTGATCCCCATCATTGCCGGTGCCGTCGCCGGCAGCGTCATTTCCGATCTCGTCACCGGGGCGACGCTGACGGCCGTGTTTGCCGTGGTGGCACTCGGGATCGCGCTGCAGATGACGGTCGTGCGGCCTGAAGCCCGGCTGGTGGACCGCCTGCCCGGCCAACCCGTGCGCAGCCTGATGGCGACGGTGATCGGCATGATCGCCACGATGATGGGCATCGGCGGCGGGATGCTGACGGTGCCGACGCTACGCCTGTGCAACTACCCCACCCGGAACGCTGTCGCCACTGCCTCCGCCGTGGGTTTCCTCATCGCCGTTCCGGCAACCCTGGGCTTTATCGTCGCGGGCTGGCAGACGCCGGGTGTACCGCCGCTGTCGCTGGGCTACGTGAACCTGCTGGGCTTCGCCATCATCGCCCCGGTCACCGTCACGATCGCGCCACTTGGCGCGCGTGTGGCCCACACCATTCCCCAAACGGCCTTGCGCGTCCTCTTCGGGATCTTCCTGTTGGTGGCCTCCGGCCGCCTTCTCTACGGAAGCTTCGTGGCGTGA
- a CDS encoding outer membrane beta-barrel protein codes for MAQPNPTQKRGWWLVALGMGLLLPLPAYAQDDGSAAQGTTASGEATGTESGRAERFLEAGQTVRDRSRPRVSPRGGRLGAFMVFPSLAVTEAYDDNIFRQNNNEEDDLITFIRPEISLNSLWSRHSLNVTLRGEQTLYADNTDENYTNFSALADGQIDIQRSSNIYVEGSFERLHEERDSPEDVFGEEPTEYDRTRGVLGIVHELNTITLDVQGNVTDLNFKDVDARNAVGEINNDDRDRTIYEAVGEVSFSTSPRYDLFVRGSYNIRDYDAAVDDRGRDRDSEGWRAAGGVDFEISAKTFGNIFAGFQSQDFDGPTLSTVDGLDFGAEVTWNATQLTTFSLAVERAIEETTRQNASSRVRSAVSLSADHELLRNLLVGVDGLYQKEDFEGVNRDDDRFEAGASIDYLWNRHLDASLSYRFSKRASTLDREDFTANVVMLTLEVAL; via the coding sequence GTGGCCCAACCGAACCCGACGCAGAAACGTGGCTGGTGGCTCGTCGCTCTCGGCATGGGGCTGCTTCTCCCGTTGCCGGCGTATGCGCAGGACGATGGATCCGCGGCACAAGGAACCACGGCTTCGGGCGAGGCCACGGGGACGGAAAGCGGTCGCGCCGAGCGATTTCTGGAAGCGGGTCAAACCGTCCGGGACCGGTCCCGCCCCCGCGTGTCGCCTCGCGGCGGACGGCTCGGCGCATTCATGGTGTTTCCGTCGCTTGCGGTGACCGAAGCGTACGACGATAACATCTTTCGGCAGAACAACAACGAAGAAGACGACTTGATCACCTTCATCCGGCCGGAGATTTCGTTGAATTCGCTTTGGTCCCGGCATTCGCTGAACGTGACACTTCGAGGCGAGCAGACCCTGTACGCAGACAACACGGACGAGAACTACACGAACTTCTCCGCCCTGGCGGACGGCCAGATCGATATTCAGCGAAGCTCCAACATTTATGTCGAAGGCTCCTTCGAACGTTTGCACGAGGAACGCGACTCCCCGGAAGATGTTTTTGGTGAGGAGCCGACGGAGTACGACCGGACACGCGGCGTGCTCGGTATCGTCCACGAACTGAACACGATCACGCTGGACGTTCAGGGGAATGTCACGGATCTGAATTTCAAGGATGTCGATGCGCGCAACGCGGTCGGGGAGATCAACAACGACGACCGCGACCGCACGATATACGAGGCGGTCGGCGAGGTTTCCTTTTCCACGTCGCCGCGCTATGACCTCTTCGTGCGTGGATCGTACAACATCCGGGACTACGACGCGGCAGTCGACGATCGGGGCCGCGACCGAGATTCCGAGGGGTGGCGCGCCGCCGGGGGCGTGGATTTCGAGATCTCAGCGAAGACGTTCGGCAACATCTTCGCTGGATTCCAGTCGCAGGACTTCGACGGCCCCACGCTGAGCACGGTCGACGGGTTGGACTTCGGGGCGGAAGTGACCTGGAACGCCACGCAGTTGACCACCTTCAGTCTCGCCGTCGAGCGAGCCATCGAAGAAACGACCCGGCAGAACGCCAGTTCGCGGGTTCGCTCGGCGGTCTCGCTGTCGGCCGACCACGAACTCCTGCGCAATCTCCTCGTCGGCGTCGACGGCCTGTATCAGAAGGAGGATTTCGAGGGCGTGAACCGCGACGACGACCGGTTCGAGGCCGGCGCCTCGATCGACTACCTGTGGAACCGGCATCTCGACGCCAGCCTCAGCTACCGCTTCTCCAAGCGGGCCTCGACGCTCGACCGCGAAGACTTCACGGCCAACGTCGTGATGCTGACGCTTGAGGTGGCGCTGTAA
- a CDS encoding exopolysaccharide biosynthesis polyprenyl glycosylphosphotransferase, giving the protein MSDLKGRRATEQPIRQAGPIPGARLLRTGAAAGEIGVVGLLAAAFVVAVRDSSGRAQVEPLFATICAAVVVLIYVLAESRSDRSTSSLAALPKAALAWTLAAVTGAVLLAAASGGAVAQPAFVAGSYAAGLAAVVAYRATVTGTIGGRGDSNRLHEALAVIAFDQPDRATLWLRRVEERGRSQGVYVSAFCVPGRTVAVGGIASAASVADLAELLAQRPVDRVLVVAPGMTGAELTANLHALRRIAVDVDVVANGYDDVFTDRPLGTLVGIPTVRLLRRPLSAQQATVKRLEDLAVSAVALLLLAPLMGLIAVAVRAETPGPVLFRQHRRGVNGQPFQIWKFRTMHAQASAGGEEVKQAVRGDPRVTRVGRWLRRTSLDELPQVFNVLHGEMSIVGPRPHAIQHDEWYGSRIPAYIERHRMKPGITGWAQVNGLRGETETLAKMRTRVAHDIWYMTHWSLALDLWILIRTVFVLGHRNAY; this is encoded by the coding sequence GTGAGCGATCTCAAGGGGCGACGGGCAACGGAACAGCCTATCCGCCAAGCGGGTCCCATTCCGGGGGCGCGGCTTCTGCGAACCGGCGCTGCCGCCGGGGAAATCGGCGTGGTCGGGCTCCTGGCCGCTGCGTTCGTCGTCGCCGTGCGCGACAGTTCGGGGCGAGCGCAGGTGGAACCGCTGTTCGCCACGATCTGTGCCGCTGTCGTCGTCCTGATCTACGTTCTGGCGGAGAGTCGGTCGGATCGCTCCACTTCGTCGCTGGCGGCGCTTCCTAAGGCGGCGCTGGCATGGACGCTGGCGGCGGTGACCGGTGCCGTTTTGCTCGCCGCAGCCAGCGGGGGCGCGGTCGCGCAACCGGCTTTCGTCGCGGGATCGTACGCCGCCGGCCTGGCGGCGGTGGTCGCCTATCGGGCGACCGTCACCGGCACAATTGGGGGCAGGGGGGACAGCAATCGGCTTCACGAGGCCCTTGCGGTCATTGCCTTTGACCAGCCGGATCGCGCCACGCTCTGGCTCCGCCGTGTCGAGGAGCGTGGACGGTCGCAGGGCGTGTACGTGAGCGCGTTCTGTGTACCCGGACGTACGGTGGCCGTCGGCGGCATCGCGTCGGCGGCGAGCGTGGCGGATCTGGCCGAGTTGCTCGCCCAACGGCCGGTGGATCGGGTTCTCGTTGTCGCACCGGGCATGACCGGGGCCGAGTTGACGGCGAACCTGCACGCCTTGCGCCGCATCGCGGTCGATGTGGATGTTGTCGCCAACGGGTACGACGATGTCTTTACCGATCGGCCGCTCGGCACGCTGGTCGGCATCCCCACGGTGCGCCTGCTCCGGCGCCCGTTGTCGGCGCAGCAGGCGACGGTCAAGCGGCTGGAGGATCTGGCGGTCTCCGCCGTGGCGCTTCTCCTCCTGGCACCGCTTATGGGCTTGATCGCGGTCGCGGTGCGCGCGGAGACGCCGGGCCCGGTGCTTTTCCGCCAGCACCGTCGCGGCGTCAATGGACAGCCGTTCCAGATCTGGAAGTTCCGGACGATGCATGCGCAGGCGTCGGCCGGTGGCGAAGAGGTCAAGCAGGCCGTGCGCGGCGATCCGCGCGTGACGCGCGTTGGCCGGTGGTTGCGCCGGACCAGCCTCGACGAACTTCCGCAGGTGTTCAACGTGCTGCACGGCGAGATGTCGATCGTGGGCCCGCGGCCCCATGCGATTCAGCACGACGAATGGTATGGAAGCCGCATTCCGGCCTACATCGAGCGCCACCGCATGAAGCCCGGAATCACGGGATGGGCGCAGGTCAACGGCCTGCGCGGGGAGACCGAAACGCTGGCGAAGATGCGCACCCGCGTGGCGCATGATATCTGGTACATGACCCACTGGTCGCTCGCGCTGGACCTCTGGATCCTGATCCGCACCGTCTTCGTGTTGGGCCACCGCAACGCATATTGA
- a CDS encoding oligosaccharide flippase family protein — translation MIWKFVDSAKRANKFDLLRAGGRSFITHAAAAACGLAISLLIARQFGAEGAGLYALAMMLTGVLGGVASLGLDLGAVKIFARDESGETAPCGAAVRRAMALALGVAVLLAAGLWAGGGWIGEAAFNSAALAAVMPLIALGVVFRGMTHFFAALARAWHWVVWHKVLTQLLFRAVLLVALLLGIPATASGVISVFTAALGLSALVGAFVVWRFLTATSGGIGETSGVRGMLALSLPLLGVGLANHASDWLSVLLVGVATDEATVGVFRVCLQLIWIPGMMLAAINTILAPKAASLSRAQRFDDLAEMTRSATGILVVGTIPFFVLFFAVPTLPLGLFGQAFEAGDAALRILAVGQLLNLATGPVGMLLAMMGRERVLLLIASFEMVLLVILGLWLIPMLGLEGAAIATSVTLAARNIVTWVLAIRLLGINPAMGRYRAPSTS, via the coding sequence ATGATTTGGAAATTCGTCGATTCAGCCAAGCGCGCAAACAAGTTCGATTTGCTACGAGCGGGCGGACGCTCGTTCATTACACATGCGGCCGCGGCGGCTTGCGGGCTCGCGATCAGTTTGTTGATCGCCCGACAATTCGGCGCCGAGGGGGCGGGCCTGTATGCGCTGGCCATGATGCTGACCGGTGTTCTCGGCGGTGTGGCCTCCCTGGGGCTCGACCTGGGAGCGGTCAAGATCTTCGCCCGCGACGAAAGCGGGGAGACCGCGCCGTGCGGTGCCGCGGTCCGACGCGCGATGGCGCTCGCGCTCGGGGTTGCCGTGCTGCTGGCGGCCGGATTGTGGGCTGGCGGCGGGTGGATCGGCGAGGCGGCCTTCAACAGCGCGGCCCTTGCGGCTGTCATGCCGCTTATTGCGCTCGGCGTCGTGTTCCGCGGCATGACCCATTTCTTCGCCGCGCTGGCCCGGGCGTGGCACTGGGTGGTCTGGCACAAGGTTCTGACCCAGCTGCTTTTCCGGGCGGTTTTGCTCGTCGCACTGCTTCTCGGCATTCCCGCGACGGCAAGCGGCGTGATCAGCGTGTTCACGGCGGCGCTGGGGCTCAGCGCGCTGGTCGGGGCGTTTGTCGTCTGGCGGTTCCTGACCGCAACGTCCGGCGGAATTGGGGAAACGTCCGGCGTTCGCGGCATGCTGGCGCTGTCGCTTCCACTGCTTGGCGTGGGACTGGCCAACCACGCCTCGGACTGGCTGTCGGTGCTTCTTGTCGGCGTCGCCACCGATGAGGCGACGGTCGGCGTTTTCCGGGTGTGCCTCCAACTGATCTGGATCCCGGGCATGATGCTGGCGGCGATCAACACCATACTGGCTCCCAAGGCGGCGTCCCTGAGCCGGGCCCAGCGGTTCGATGACCTCGCGGAGATGACGCGCTCGGCGACCGGCATTCTGGTGGTCGGCACAATCCCGTTCTTCGTCCTGTTTTTCGCAGTGCCGACCCTGCCGCTCGGGCTGTTCGGCCAGGCCTTCGAAGCCGGCGACGCGGCGCTGCGGATCCTGGCGGTGGGCCAGCTTCTGAACCTGGCCACCGGGCCCGTCGGCATGCTGCTGGCGATGATGGGGCGCGAGCGCGTGCTGCTGCTGATCGCGAGCTTCGAGATGGTGCTGCTCGTGATCCTCGGCCTCTGGCTCATTCCGATGCTCGGCCTCGAAGGCGCGGCCATCGCCACCTCGGTCACGCTGGCTGCGCGCAACATCGTCACCTGGGTGCTCGCCATCCGCCTTCTCGGTATCAACCCGGCGATGGGGCGCTATCGCGCGCCTTCAACATCTTGA
- a CDS encoding right-handed parallel beta-helix repeat-containing protein — protein MERAFARARSGAEIVLAPGRYGTVSLTRKAFDDPIVVRSRQPWSAVLTTLRLRDVHGVEIRGVRIDAAGRPSGRYAKPRNAAIEITRSSRIRLTQNQIRGTPDGDFENDRMGVFVSKSTNIRVERNEIHNVLIGARFRETDHLKVVRNSVSDVAKDGMNFVGVRHVCIANNWVFATHPNEVAHTDFIQFWNTKSDVPTSDVILRGNILFQNNVHSTQALFIGDPPPSGYARFTIDHNVIYTSAFHGITASGLRDSSINNNTVITYPRLQWRAHISTEGQNLRVAGNVTTGLRLGTGVTAGGNMKVQSRDSNADGYYGAVFADGFARSRVVPDLLLPPEGAAAPRATKAGATTHLQAMLAGGALPGCETS, from the coding sequence TTGGAGCGCGCGTTTGCTCGGGCGAGGAGTGGTGCCGAGATCGTCCTGGCGCCGGGCCGATACGGCACCGTCAGCCTGACGCGCAAAGCGTTCGACGACCCGATCGTCGTGCGCAGTCGCCAGCCCTGGTCCGCCGTTCTGACAACGCTGCGGCTCCGCGATGTTCACGGCGTCGAGATCCGCGGCGTCCGCATTGATGCCGCCGGACGGCCATCGGGTCGTTACGCCAAGCCCCGCAATGCCGCCATAGAGATCACTCGGTCCAGCCGGATCCGGCTCACGCAGAACCAGATCCGTGGGACGCCGGACGGCGATTTCGAAAACGACCGGATGGGGGTGTTCGTTTCCAAATCCACCAACATTCGGGTTGAGCGGAACGAGATCCACAATGTGCTGATCGGCGCGCGCTTTCGTGAAACCGACCATCTCAAGGTCGTTCGCAACAGCGTCTCAGACGTCGCCAAGGATGGGATGAATTTCGTCGGGGTTCGCCACGTATGTATCGCGAACAACTGGGTGTTTGCGACGCACCCGAACGAAGTTGCGCATACGGATTTCATCCAATTCTGGAACACCAAGTCGGACGTTCCGACATCGGACGTTATCCTTCGCGGCAATATCCTTTTTCAAAACAACGTTCATTCGACCCAAGCGCTGTTTATCGGTGATCCCCCGCCGTCCGGATACGCCCGTTTCACGATCGACCACAACGTCATCTACACGAGCGCATTTCACGGGATAACGGCGAGCGGTCTCAGGGATAGCTCGATAAACAACAACACGGTGATCACCTATCCGCGCTTGCAGTGGCGCGCACACATCAGCACCGAAGGCCAAAACCTGCGTGTGGCCGGGAACGTCACCACGGGACTTCGGCTCGGAACCGGCGTGACGGCAGGCGGAAACATGAAGGTCCAGTCCCGTGACTCCAACGCGGACGGCTACTACGGCGCTGTCTTCGCGGATGGGTTCGCCCGGTCGCGTGTTGTGCCCGATCTTCTTCTTCCGCCGGAAGGCGCTGCGGCGCCCCGAGCTACAAAGGCGGGCGCGACGACGCATTTGCAGGCCATGCTGGCCGGCGGGGCGTTACCAGGATGCGAGACCTCGTGA
- a CDS encoding sodium:solute symporter family transporter encodes MPGVSSVLAAALLVAVLAAFAWIGLRARRSRTSLDDYLTARHSQPATALGLSFLASGAGAWILFAPPEVGAFVGPLGIAGYAVGAGAPFLVYGLAGPRLRRLAPKGHGLTTFLHARYGPAFHAYAVALSVLYMLTFVTAELTAAGSVTALLSGVPAWVAVALVAGTTLLYTASGGLRASLRTDRWQAVVLVVLLLAAAFAGASALPDAPEPRGAQLGGWHAAITLVIAVTAANLFHQGYWQRVWSAASDRALVRGGLWGALVSVLVIAVTGTLGLLAAGAGLPLGEPPAPLFALFGAGPGWLGPVVLVLAITLVASSVDTLESGLAALVGSERPTLSLGAARWLTVALMVPAIAVALQGYSVLRILLVADLLCATAVVPALAGLGTRLTGAGALAAALAGVAGGVGGALVQDGTLLAVTFPGGVPTLGPFLGALLASAAVVAGGAVFSSRRTDPAAAGARVTPLETG; translated from the coding sequence ATGCCCGGTGTTTCGTCCGTCCTCGCGGCGGCACTGCTGGTTGCTGTGCTGGCCGCGTTCGCTTGGATCGGCCTGCGTGCCCGCCGGTCCCGCACCTCACTCGACGACTATCTCACAGCCCGCCACTCTCAGCCGGCGACGGCGCTGGGGCTGTCTTTTCTCGCCTCAGGAGCGGGGGCGTGGATTCTCTTCGCGCCGCCGGAAGTGGGAGCCTTCGTGGGCCCGCTCGGCATCGCCGGGTACGCCGTGGGGGCGGGCGCGCCCTTCCTGGTGTATGGGCTGGCCGGGCCCCGGTTGCGCCGCCTCGCGCCCAAGGGGCACGGGCTGACGACCTTCCTGCATGCGCGCTACGGCCCGGCGTTCCACGCCTATGCCGTGGCCCTCTCTGTGCTCTACATGCTGACCTTCGTGACCGCCGAGCTGACTGCGGCGGGCTCGGTGACGGCATTGCTGAGCGGTGTGCCGGCCTGGGTCGCCGTGGCGCTGGTCGCGGGCACGACGCTGCTTTACACGGCGAGCGGCGGTCTGCGCGCCAGCCTCCGCACGGATCGCTGGCAGGCTGTGGTGCTGGTGGTTCTGCTGCTGGCGGCCGCATTCGCCGGGGCGTCTGCGCTACCGGATGCGCCGGAACCGCGTGGTGCACAACTGGGCGGTTGGCACGCAGCTATCACGCTCGTGATCGCCGTGACGGCGGCCAACCTTTTCCACCAGGGCTACTGGCAGCGCGTGTGGTCGGCAGCCTCCGACCGTGCGTTGGTGCGTGGCGGCCTCTGGGGCGCATTGGTGTCGGTGCTGGTGATCGCGGTGACCGGAACCCTGGGGCTGCTGGCCGCGGGCGCCGGGCTGCCGCTGGGCGAGCCGCCGGCGCCGCTGTTCGCGCTCTTCGGGGCGGGGCCGGGCTGGCTGGGGCCGGTTGTGTTGGTGCTCGCGATCACGCTCGTCGCCTCGTCCGTGGATACCCTGGAAAGTGGCTTGGCCGCGCTGGTGGGGTCGGAGCGCCCGACCCTCTCGCTCGGTGCGGCGCGTTGGCTTACGGTGGCGTTGATGGTGCCGGCGATCGCCGTCGCACTGCAGGGCTACTCCGTGTTGCGCATCCTGCTGGTCGCGGACCTGCTGTGCGCCACGGCCGTGGTGCCGGCGTTGGCCGGTCTGGGTACGCGCTTGACCGGCGCCGGCGCGCTCGCGGCCGCGCTTGCGGGTGTGGCCGGCGGTGTCGGCGGCGCGCTGGTCCAGGATGGCACGCTGTTGGCGGTGACGTTTCCGGGCGGGGTGCCGACGCTCGGCCCCTTCCTCGGCGCGCTGCTCGCGTCCGCGGCCGTGGTCGCCGGCGGTGCCGTGTTCAGCAGCCGCCGTACCGATCCGGCTGCCGCAGGCGCTCGCGTGACACCACTGGAAACCGGCTAG
- a CDS encoding MerR family transcriptional regulator: MAEELQLPQHVLRFWETKFDEVQPLKRGGGRRYYRPEDIDLLRRIRDLLYSDGYTIKDVQQFLEDGQIEVPRNLRRARQGGRPQSDRGQTAQGDGEGASGGTDASSAPAELDASHRHELEQVLAELTAARDELRRAGLDAGD; encoded by the coding sequence GTGGCGGAAGAGCTTCAGTTGCCCCAGCATGTGCTGCGGTTCTGGGAAACGAAGTTCGACGAGGTTCAGCCCCTGAAGCGGGGCGGTGGGCGGCGGTACTACCGGCCTGAGGACATCGATCTTCTCCGGCGGATTCGCGACCTCCTCTACAGCGACGGCTACACCATTAAGGATGTCCAACAGTTCCTTGAGGACGGCCAAATCGAGGTCCCGCGCAACCTTCGCCGCGCGCGCCAGGGCGGGCGCCCACAATCCGACCGCGGCCAGACCGCACAGGGTGACGGGGAAGGCGCATCCGGTGGAACGGATGCGTCGTCGGCGCCCGCCGAGCTGGACGCATCCCATCGTCACGAACTGGAACAGGTGCTTGCCGAGTTGACGGCGGCGCGCGACGAACTGCGTCGCGCTGGATTGGACGCTGGGGATTGA
- a CDS encoding integration host factor subunit alpha: MAEDTVTRADLTEAVYQEVGLSRNESAKLVEDVLEEISSALLRGETVKISSFGSFGVRNKGHRVGRNPKTGEEVPIQPRKTLVFRASHVLKNRLNEVLRAQRSAG; the protein is encoded by the coding sequence ATGGCGGAGGATACCGTCACGCGTGCCGATTTGACCGAGGCCGTGTATCAAGAGGTCGGGCTGAGCCGGAACGAGTCGGCGAAACTCGTCGAAGACGTTCTGGAAGAGATTTCCAGCGCGCTGCTGCGGGGGGAAACCGTGAAGATTTCCTCGTTCGGCAGCTTTGGCGTGCGCAACAAGGGACACCGCGTCGGCCGCAATCCCAAGACCGGCGAGGAAGTCCCGATTCAGCCCCGGAAAACGCTGGTCTTCCGGGCCTCGCACGTGCTCAAGAATCGCTTGAACGAGGTCCTGCGCGCACAACGCAGCGCTGGCTGA
- a CDS encoding beta-ketoacyl-ACP synthase III has product MKRALMTGCGAYLPERVLTNDEIAQRLDTSDQWIRQRTGICERRIAATGETTADLGTTAAQRALAQVGMTANDVDLLVVATATPDETFPATATRIQARLGMTRGAAFDVHAVCTGFVYALAVADNFIKVGQARTALVVGAETFSRILDWEDRGTCVLFGDGAGAVVLEAVENGEADGRGVLSTHLHSDGRHHDALYVDGGPSSTQTVGHLRMEGREVFRHAVSRMAEVIDEALDANDLTPGDVDWLVPHQANMRIIEAMGRRLNLPPDRVVSTVDRHANTSAASIPLALCEAVDDGRIQRGDLVLMEGMGGGFTWGSALVRW; this is encoded by the coding sequence ATGAAGCGCGCGCTGATGACGGGCTGCGGCGCCTATTTGCCGGAGCGCGTTCTAACCAACGACGAGATCGCGCAGCGCCTCGACACCTCGGATCAGTGGATCCGCCAGCGCACGGGCATCTGCGAGCGCCGCATCGCGGCAACGGGCGAGACGACGGCCGATCTGGGCACGACGGCCGCCCAGCGCGCGTTGGCTCAGGTCGGCATGACGGCCAACGACGTGGATCTCCTGGTCGTGGCCACCGCGACCCCGGATGAGACCTTCCCGGCGACGGCCACCCGGATTCAGGCGCGGCTGGGCATGACGCGCGGCGCGGCGTTTGACGTGCACGCGGTCTGCACGGGTTTTGTCTATGCGCTGGCCGTGGCGGACAACTTCATCAAGGTGGGGCAGGCGCGTACGGCCCTCGTCGTGGGCGCGGAGACGTTTTCCCGCATCCTCGATTGGGAGGACCGCGGCACCTGTGTGCTCTTCGGGGACGGGGCCGGCGCCGTCGTTTTGGAGGCGGTCGAGAACGGCGAGGCGGACGGCCGCGGCGTGCTTTCCACGCACCTGCATTCCGACGGTCGCCACCACGATGCCCTCTACGTGGACGGCGGCCCCTCGAGCACACAGACCGTTGGCCACCTGCGCATGGAAGGCCGTGAGGTGTTCCGCCACGCGGTTTCGCGCATGGCGGAGGTGATCGACGAAGCTCTGGACGCCAACGACCTGACCCCGGGCGACGTGGACTGGCTGGTGCCGCACCAGGCCAACATGCGCATCATCGAGGCCATGGGCCGGCGGCTGAACCTGCCGCCGGATCGCGTTGTTTCCACCGTGGACCGCCATGCCAACACCTCCGCGGCCTCCATCCCGCTGGCGTTGTGCGAAGCCGTGGACGACGGCCGCATCCAGCGCGGCGATCTGGTCCTCATGGAAGGCATGGGCGGCGGCTTCACCTGGGGCTCGGCGCTGGTCCGCTGGTAA
- the plsX gene encoding phosphate acyltransferase PlsX → MSGRLTIALDAMGGDHAPRMVLRGADLARKRHPDVDFLIFGRESEVGPRLDKMKRLKQVTTLVHCDDVVSDSEKPSAALRGSRDASMRRAVEAVRDGRAGACVSAGNTGALMAMSKLVLKMLPGIERPAIASFFPTLRGESVMLDLGANVQCSAQNLVDFAVMGNVFCRTVLGTVEPATGLINVGSEELKGHETLWAARDQLNELDLPGRFYGFIEGDDMAKGTVDVIVTDGFTGNVALKASEGTAKLVSVYLQRTFKSSVFAQIGYLFARRAMQKLRQRTDPRRYNGAIFLGLNGITVKSHGGTDAVGFANAIDVAVDMVREDFLERIRSDLASIDRSVPAAQAAG, encoded by the coding sequence GTGAGCGGGCGTCTCACGATCGCACTGGACGCCATGGGGGGAGACCACGCGCCGCGGATGGTGCTGCGCGGGGCCGACCTCGCCCGCAAGCGTCACCCCGATGTCGACTTCTTGATCTTCGGCCGCGAAAGCGAGGTCGGGCCGCGGCTCGACAAGATGAAGCGGCTCAAGCAGGTCACAACGCTCGTCCACTGTGACGATGTGGTCAGCGATTCGGAGAAGCCCTCGGCTGCCCTGCGTGGTAGCCGCGACGCCTCGATGCGGCGTGCCGTGGAGGCTGTGCGCGACGGCCGCGCCGGCGCGTGCGTGTCCGCCGGCAACACGGGCGCGCTGATGGCGATGTCGAAGCTCGTGCTCAAGATGCTGCCGGGCATCGAGCGCCCCGCCATCGCGTCCTTCTTCCCCACGCTGCGCGGTGAATCCGTGATGCTGGATCTGGGGGCGAACGTGCAGTGTTCGGCCCAGAACCTGGTCGATTTCGCGGTGATGGGGAATGTCTTCTGCCGCACGGTGCTTGGCACGGTTGAGCCCGCGACAGGGCTGATCAACGTGGGTTCGGAAGAGTTGAAGGGTCACGAAACCCTCTGGGCCGCGCGCGATCAACTCAACGAGTTGGATCTGCCCGGGCGCTTCTACGGCTTCATCGAAGGCGACGACATGGCGAAAGGCACGGTTGACGTCATCGTGACCGACGGCTTCACCGGCAATGTCGCCTTGAAGGCGAGTGAAGGAACCGCCAAGCTGGTCAGCGTCTACCTGCAACGGACGTTCAAAAGTTCGGTGTTCGCGCAGATCGGCTACCTCTTCGCACGGCGCGCCATGCAAAAACTCCGCCAGCGGACCGATCCCCGGCGCTACAACGGGGCCATCTTTCTGGGGTTGAACGGGATCACCGTGAAGAGCCACGGCGGTACGGATGCTGTCGGCTTCGCCAACGCGATCGACGTGGCCGTGGACATGGTCCGCGAGGACTTCCTGGAGCGGATCCGCTCGGATCTGGCCAGCATCGACCGCTCCGTTCCGGCGGCACAGGCGGCGGGGTAA
- the rpmF gene encoding 50S ribosomal protein L32, which yields MAVPKKKKSKSRRDKGRSHLGLKAPAYVVDQDSGEYRRPHHIDLKTGMYKGREVIEPKDDS from the coding sequence ATGGCGGTCCCGAAGAAGAAGAAATCCAAGTCCCGCCGCGACAAGGGCCGCTCCCATCTGGGGCTGAAGGCGCCCGCCTATGTCGTGGATCAGGACAGCGGCGAGTATCGCCGTCCCCATCACATCGACCTCAAGACCGGCATGTATAAGGGTCGTGAGGTCATTGAGCCGAAAGACGATTCCTGA